A single genomic interval of Saccharothrix saharensis harbors:
- a CDS encoding DUF932 domain-containing protein, with amino-acid sequence METPQEPVKPAPAKAPAKPAPAKAEGKAPAKTTKAPAKAAPEGEAKPAKAKAPAKVEEPAPVRPDRDAWTVLATANNSSRTVTELLKKAKVSGWNVTRQPMAALVPSGKCTECDQPVGKKHTAGCLMLAELPSEKGLVEADHTTVPVEAPGVWSLVRTDPEAEFGFRHLGTTTREANPVPVEIRAAILSEIQKSVPGAKTGPAGPLWDETAAFATVRVPELVSVGKVDKVEMRAVLVNSLVGKSVVRVMPVHTGTNTVLPVTLPKLPDRVELTPDNDQDARTTEASEALDLFHRFTEEFSQVANRLLRKKMTAKEFETFADTVLKDKPMPSGGAAPYRAYEVRTGAVGALFRGEVDLTEKVKNTRWAALLAVTCWAQNLKPAKVAGDRGLQDRAYSAVFPARESLNTAQTALNLLLEGA; translated from the coding sequence GTGGAGACTCCGCAGGAACCCGTCAAGCCCGCACCGGCCAAGGCACCGGCCAAGCCCGCACCCGCCAAGGCAGAGGGCAAGGCACCGGCCAAGACCACCAAGGCACCCGCCAAGGCCGCACCCGAGGGTGAGGCCAAGCCCGCCAAGGCCAAGGCACCGGCCAAGGTGGAGGAGCCGGCTCCGGTCCGGCCAGACCGGGACGCCTGGACGGTGCTGGCGACGGCCAACAACAGCTCCCGGACCGTGACCGAGCTGCTGAAGAAAGCCAAGGTGTCCGGGTGGAATGTGACCCGTCAGCCGATGGCCGCTCTTGTGCCCTCCGGGAAGTGCACCGAGTGTGACCAGCCGGTGGGTAAGAAGCACACCGCCGGGTGCCTCATGCTGGCCGAGCTGCCCAGTGAGAAGGGCTTGGTGGAGGCCGATCACACCACCGTGCCGGTGGAGGCTCCGGGGGTGTGGTCCCTGGTGAGGACCGATCCGGAGGCCGAGTTTGGGTTCCGGCACCTGGGGACCACCACCCGTGAGGCCAACCCGGTCCCGGTGGAAATCCGGGCCGCCATCCTGTCCGAGATCCAGAAGTCCGTTCCCGGTGCCAAGACCGGTCCGGCCGGTCCGCTGTGGGATGAGACGGCGGCGTTCGCGACCGTGCGCGTGCCCGAGCTGGTGTCCGTGGGCAAGGTGGACAAGGTGGAGATGAGGGCCGTTCTGGTCAACTCCCTGGTGGGTAAGTCCGTGGTCCGGGTGATGCCGGTGCACACCGGCACCAACACCGTGTTGCCGGTGACCCTGCCGAAGCTGCCGGACCGGGTGGAGCTGACCCCGGACAATGACCAGGATGCCCGGACCACCGAGGCCAGTGAAGCCCTGGACCTGTTCCACCGGTTCACCGAGGAGTTCAGCCAGGTGGCCAACCGGCTGCTCCGCAAGAAGATGACCGCCAAGGAGTTCGAGACGTTCGCGGACACGGTGCTCAAGGACAAGCCGATGCCATCCGGGGGTGCTGCCCCGTACCGGGCCTATGAGGTCCGCACCGGGGCTGTGGGTGCCCTGTTCAGGGGTGAGGTGGACCTCACCGAGAAGGTCAAGAACACCCGATGGGCCGCACTGCTGGCCGTGACCTGCTGGGCACAGAACCTCAAGCCCGCCAAGGTGGCCGGTGACCGGGGCTTGCAGGACCGGGCCTACTCCGCCGTGTTCCCCGCCCGAGAGAGCCTGAACACCGCCCAGACCGCCCTGAACCTCCTGCTGGAAGGGGCCTGA
- a CDS encoding DUF7341 domain-containing protein codes for MIAALDHDDHDPHGVAYDGVVPRFVHNGDNPGQEEPPAPPTRDQAAAARLAWEVAVDQLVRPGLFVLHRQDDGQEVAEVLPLLAQVHEAVTPGSKRAGATGKLGSRPPASLGALELLAEIRHEVRRACVGHRHPYRTTSLLEVVQTWGEHAEDWQHSEPDYVLWAADIANGWVRSARLLLDPVPRYPLRGRACPACGVATVQVWSDEEMDFLRRPALSIDAEEVEAVCAGCGQRWPLDVWAQLAQTLDEQLRQETLA; via the coding sequence ATGATCGCCGCACTCGACCATGACGACCACGACCCGCACGGCGTCGCCTACGACGGGGTTGTCCCCAGGTTCGTCCACAACGGGGACAACCCCGGCCAGGAGGAGCCGCCCGCTCCGCCGACGCGGGACCAGGCCGCCGCCGCGCGCCTGGCGTGGGAGGTCGCCGTCGACCAGCTCGTGAGACCCGGCCTGTTCGTGCTGCACCGGCAGGACGACGGCCAGGAGGTGGCCGAGGTGCTGCCGCTGCTCGCCCAGGTCCACGAGGCCGTGACACCGGGCAGCAAGCGGGCGGGCGCGACCGGCAAGCTCGGCAGCCGGCCCCCGGCGAGCCTGGGCGCGCTGGAGCTGCTGGCCGAGATCCGCCACGAGGTCCGCCGCGCGTGCGTCGGCCACCGCCACCCCTACCGCACCACCAGCCTGTTGGAGGTCGTGCAGACCTGGGGTGAGCACGCCGAGGACTGGCAGCACTCCGAACCGGACTACGTGCTGTGGGCGGCCGACATCGCGAACGGCTGGGTGCGCTCGGCGCGGCTGCTGCTGGACCCGGTGCCGCGCTACCCGTTGCGCGGGCGCGCGTGCCCGGCCTGCGGGGTCGCCACGGTGCAGGTGTGGTCCGACGAGGAGATGGACTTCCTGCGCCGTCCGGCGTTGAGCATCGACGCCGAGGAGGTGGAGGCGGTGTGCGCCGGGTGCGGGCAGCGCTGGCCGTTGGACGTGTGGGCGCAGCTCGCCCAGACCCTGGACGAGCAGCTCCGCCAGGAGACCTTGGCGTGA
- a CDS encoding ImmA/IrrE family metallo-endopeptidase, with the protein MSEIVGLPVHLAPYPPQTAVEARQLGEALPAALCIATASRVHVLYRTDTTESHQRHSILHEVGHLLCRHVTPNADSDVRTLLRSTYDDAKEKAAETFAYEFERRLGPLRAQQGERQEDGPLTDTIERYGSILEG; encoded by the coding sequence GTGTCCGAGATCGTCGGACTTCCGGTGCACTTGGCGCCCTATCCGCCGCAGACCGCCGTCGAGGCTCGGCAGCTCGGCGAGGCGTTGCCCGCGGCCTTGTGCATCGCGACTGCGTCCCGCGTGCACGTGCTGTACCGAACGGACACGACCGAGAGCCACCAACGGCACTCGATCCTGCACGAGGTCGGCCACCTGTTGTGCCGACACGTCACGCCGAACGCCGACTCAGACGTCCGCACGCTGCTTCGCAGCACCTACGACGACGCCAAGGAGAAGGCAGCCGAGACGTTCGCCTACGAGTTCGAACGCAGGCTCGGCCCTCTACGTGCGCAACAAGGCGAACGCCAAGAAGACGGCCCGTTGACCGACACCATCGAGCGCTACGGCTCGATCCTCGAGGGGTGA
- a CDS encoding MAB_1171c family putative transporter: MLSFVIPVVLVVTTALGFWASSYRQTRNAGVRAMCMALLLLDVGMLVGYLNVVGRTWHPVLAMLPLQLVQHVAVLGAAFYLKMFCLHLTAAPERVAAKARRRRVVLAVALVALTTFYLLGPWQAGLTEVHSAYGNQRWVAPYLAVYSAYFAWAMLDVLLMSRFARHIDRRHLRVGLRLLGAGSVGGLLYVVHRIGFGIVAAFGVPVEPDANGWSESTVLVTSAITLLMAGVLVPPLGARWEARRFHARLQPLWAELTSVAPELVYSPSHRRGDRLRIRVTEMRDILIGPLHAYLDPQVATNAGKQAARLGLPEPEARAVAEAATIAVALEAKRRDLPPITAMPVVIGEADDVAQLVLIADAFADSPIVADTVKEFRSQHDHAH; encoded by the coding sequence GTGCTTAGCTTCGTCATACCGGTTGTCCTCGTGGTGACGACCGCCCTCGGGTTCTGGGCGTCCTCCTACCGGCAGACCCGCAACGCAGGAGTCCGCGCCATGTGCATGGCGCTCTTACTCCTGGACGTGGGCATGCTTGTCGGGTACTTGAACGTCGTCGGCCGAACGTGGCACCCAGTCCTCGCCATGCTGCCGCTCCAGCTCGTACAGCACGTTGCCGTCCTGGGCGCCGCGTTCTACCTCAAGATGTTCTGCCTGCACCTCACCGCTGCCCCCGAACGAGTTGCCGCCAAAGCCCGCCGTCGCCGGGTCGTCCTGGCGGTTGCCCTCGTCGCGCTGACCACCTTCTACCTGCTCGGCCCGTGGCAGGCGGGGTTGACCGAGGTCCACTCCGCTTACGGCAACCAGCGGTGGGTCGCCCCGTACCTCGCCGTCTACTCCGCCTACTTCGCCTGGGCGATGCTCGACGTTCTACTGATGTCCCGCTTTGCCCGTCACATCGACCGGCGCCACCTCCGCGTCGGTCTCCGCCTGCTCGGTGCGGGAAGCGTCGGCGGACTGCTCTACGTGGTGCACAGGATCGGCTTCGGAATCGTCGCAGCGTTCGGCGTGCCAGTGGAACCGGACGCCAACGGCTGGAGCGAGTCGACGGTGCTCGTGACCTCCGCGATCACGTTGTTGATGGCGGGTGTCCTGGTTCCACCCCTGGGTGCTCGCTGGGAGGCACGGAGGTTCCACGCACGATTGCAGCCACTCTGGGCGGAGCTGACGTCGGTAGCGCCCGAACTCGTCTACAGCCCGAGCCACAGACGTGGAGACCGGCTGCGCATCCGCGTCACCGAGATGCGCGACATCCTGATCGGGCCATTGCACGCCTACCTCGACCCGCAGGTCGCAACCAATGCCGGGAAGCAGGCCGCACGACTCGGCCTGCCAGAACCCGAAGCACGGGCCGTCGCCGAAGCCGCGACGATCGCCGTGGCCCTTGAAGCCAAGCGTCGAGACCTGCCACCGATCACCGCCATGCCCGTCGTGATCGGAGAAGCCGACGACGTCGCCCAACTCGTCCTCATCGCCGACGCCTTCGCCGACTCGCCTATCGTCGCCGACACCGTCAAGGAGTTCCGGAGCCAGCATGACCACGCCCACTGA
- a CDS encoding phosphatase PAP2 family protein, with protein MTTPTDSTGTTASRRMARLATEVLAPWVWVLGLPLAIGWHATGSVTGALLWGLIVGITGSVIPMIVIVRGARRGKWDSHHVTNREGRVVPFIACIASLGLGIAILVLGSAPNQMLALALAMFATLVASVAITFALPVNGTRGWKISMHAAVAAGSAVILTVAYGPWLALVAVAVVLVGWSRVELGDHTTAQITAGSVLGLIVGGLPYWLMTLGPW; from the coding sequence ATGACCACGCCCACTGACAGCACCGGCACGACCGCCTCCCGGCGAATGGCTCGACTTGCCACCGAGGTACTCGCACCCTGGGTGTGGGTGCTCGGCCTGCCCCTGGCGATCGGCTGGCACGCCACCGGCAGCGTGACCGGTGCCCTGCTGTGGGGTCTGATCGTTGGCATCACTGGCTCGGTCATCCCCATGATCGTCATCGTCCGAGGGGCACGGCGCGGCAAGTGGGACAGCCACCACGTCACGAACCGTGAAGGCCGGGTCGTCCCGTTCATCGCCTGCATCGCCTCGCTCGGCCTCGGTATCGCCATCCTCGTGCTCGGCAGTGCTCCGAATCAGATGCTCGCTCTCGCGCTGGCGATGTTCGCGACGCTGGTGGCCAGCGTCGCCATCACCTTCGCCCTGCCGGTCAACGGCACCCGAGGGTGGAAGATCTCCATGCACGCCGCTGTCGCCGCCGGATCTGCCGTGATCCTCACCGTCGCCTACGGCCCCTGGCTCGCGCTCGTCGCCGTTGCGGTGGTGCTGGTCGGCTGGTCCCGAGTCGAACTCGGAGATCACACCACGGCGCAGATCACCGCAGGCAGCGTTCTCGGGTTGATCGTTGGTGGCCTGCCCTACTGGTTGATGACGCTTGGTCCCTGGTGA
- a CDS encoding helix-turn-helix domain-containing protein, with the protein MDEMNRRWLEPSPVEIGARARMIRRRRGLSLEVVAGHVGISKSYLSMLENGQRQFERRGLLEDIAQALSCSVADLTGQPYLPRDRASAEALATLPSISVALYDATLDDVPDVPARPLRELVAWAGQANEHTAHSRYAAAGRGLGALLTDLHVHAVTATGADRRTAQAALAEACLAACGVARSLGNMDLAVTAAGRAEEVARRLNSPALMGFTAMTSTGALSRLGARNRAQRVAEAALDELVDVADPTTPDTATAEAAGMLHLSVAQMSAKSGRLDDASAHLAEAAALAERTGERNTLWFSFGPGNVRAWKLSVAVESGDGPAEAERIESTPGYADDLAAADRRAALHFDLARAYAQAGGARDPAALRHLDTADRIAPQRIRHDPVARELLMTLDHRADRQSWELRSLGNRLGVRSHVVND; encoded by the coding sequence ATGGACGAAATGAACCGTCGGTGGCTGGAGCCCAGTCCGGTCGAGATCGGTGCGCGCGCTCGGATGATCCGGAGGCGGCGCGGCCTTTCGCTCGAAGTCGTCGCCGGACACGTCGGGATCAGCAAGAGCTACCTGTCCATGCTCGAGAACGGACAACGTCAGTTCGAGCGGCGCGGGCTGCTGGAGGACATCGCCCAAGCACTGAGCTGCTCCGTCGCAGACCTCACCGGACAGCCCTACTTGCCGAGGGATCGTGCCAGCGCCGAGGCCCTGGCCACGTTGCCTTCCATCTCGGTGGCCCTCTACGACGCCACGCTGGACGATGTGCCGGATGTGCCTGCTCGCCCGCTGCGCGAACTCGTGGCCTGGGCCGGGCAAGCCAACGAGCACACCGCGCACAGTCGATACGCCGCTGCCGGACGCGGCCTTGGTGCGCTGCTCACCGACTTGCACGTACACGCAGTCACCGCCACTGGCGCTGATCGACGAACAGCGCAAGCAGCGCTCGCGGAAGCGTGTCTGGCGGCGTGCGGGGTTGCGCGCAGTCTCGGCAACATGGACTTGGCGGTGACGGCAGCCGGACGCGCCGAGGAGGTGGCTCGGCGGCTCAATTCCCCAGCTCTGATGGGGTTCACCGCGATGACGAGCACCGGTGCTCTGAGCCGGTTGGGTGCCAGGAACCGTGCGCAGCGGGTTGCCGAGGCGGCGTTGGATGAGTTGGTCGACGTCGCGGATCCGACCACACCAGACACCGCTACCGCAGAAGCTGCGGGCATGCTGCACTTGTCCGTGGCGCAGATGTCCGCGAAGTCCGGGCGGCTGGACGATGCGTCCGCGCACTTGGCAGAGGCTGCCGCGTTGGCGGAGCGCACCGGTGAGCGCAACACCCTGTGGTTCAGCTTTGGTCCAGGAAACGTCCGCGCGTGGAAGCTCTCGGTGGCGGTCGAGTCGGGTGACGGTCCGGCTGAGGCCGAACGGATCGAGAGCACTCCCGGCTACGCGGATGACCTGGCCGCCGCGGACCGGCGCGCGGCTCTGCACTTCGACCTGGCCCGCGCCTATGCCCAAGCAGGGGGCGCGCGGGATCCCGCCGCCTTGCGGCACCTCGACACCGCCGACCGGATCGCGCCTCAGCGCATCCGGCACGACCCCGTGGCCCGCGAGCTGCTGATGACGTTGGATCACCGCGCCGACCGGCAGTCATGGGAACTAAGGTCGTTGGGGAACAGGCTTGGAGTACGTTCACACGTTGTGAACGATTGA